One window from the genome of Pyxicephalus adspersus chromosome 6, UCB_Pads_2.0, whole genome shotgun sequence encodes:
- the LOC140332328 gene encoding gamma-crystallin-3-like: MGKITFFEDRNFQGRSYECSSECPDLSPFFRRCNSIRVERGNWILYEHPNYRGHQYFLHRGEYPDFQQWMGYNDSIRSCRLSPQHEGSFRIRIYEREDFKGQMMEFTEDCPHVFERFRNNDIHSAHVQDGYWMFYEEPNYRGRQYYLRPGEYRRFTEWGASSPRIGSFRRVHFFH; this comes from the exons ATGGGAAAG atCACCTTCTTCGAGGACAGAAACTTCCAGGGTCGCTCCTACGAGTGTAGCTCTGAATGTCCCGATCTGTCCCCATTTTTCAGACGTTGCAACTCAATCCGTGTGGAAAGGGGGAACTGGATACTGTATGAGCACCCCAACTACAGAGGACACCAGTACTTCCTCCATAGAGGAGAGTATCCTGACTTCCAGCAATGGATGGGCTACAATGACTCCATCAGGTCTTGTCGTCTGAGCCCCCAG CACGAAGGTTCCTTCAGGATCAGGATCTACGAGAGGGAAGACTTTAAAGGTCAGATGATGGAGTTCACTGAGGATTGTCCTCATGTCTTTGAGAGATTCCGCAACAATGACATCCACTCTGCCCATGTCCAAGATGGCTACTGGATGTTCTATGAGGAGCCCAACTACAGAGGACGTCAGTATTACCTGAGACCCGGAGAATACAGGAGATTCACCGAATGGGGAGCCTCCAGCCCCAGAATTGGATCCTTCAGACGAGTGCACTTCTTCCACTAA